The Deltaproteobacteria bacterium DNA segment CCAAGCATGCCAACCTTTCGTCCGTGCTGTCTTGTTCTTTGCTGTTGCCATGATTACCCCACTTCCTCAAGGTCGAACGAAACTTTTTGTACTTGCAGCGTACACAAATGTCAATGAAATCGCCATAAAATCATCATCGCGCATCATCAGTGGTACATTTCCACCAGCTCGATCATGCCCAGTTTTTTCAACTCTCCAAAGAGCCGGCCCTTCACTTCTTGTACTGTTTCCATACGCAACACTTCTTTCGTTAGTTGCTGTGCCTCGGCGTAGGATAACGACCGGACGACCCGCTTGATGACGGGAACAAAAAACGGCTCCATACTTAATTCATCGAGTCCCATGCCGAGCAGCACCATCGTACATAATGGATCAGCCGCCATTTCCCCGCACATACTCACAGGGCGCCCAGCTCGCTTTGCGGCCTGTACGGTCCAGGAAATGGCTTGCAGTACCGCAGGATGCAGCGGCTCGTACAGAGATGCCACTTTGCGATTGTCGCGATCTACGGCAAGAAGGTATTGAATGAGATCGTTCGTTCCGATGTTGAAAAAATCGACTTCTTTGATAAGCCGATCCGCGAGCCATACTGCCGCAGGAACCTCAACCATCACTCCCAGCGGCATCCACGGGTCAAAGGCTATCCCTTCTTCGTGTAGTTCCGCTTTGACTTCGGCGAGGAGCTTTTTCACCTGAAAGATTTCTTCAACGCTGGAGATCATGGGAAGGAGGAGTCGCACTGGACCATGGACGCCAACGCGGAGAATTGCTCGCAATTGCACTTTGAAAATGTCGGCTTTCTCAAGTGAGATGCGAATCGAACGCCAACCGAGATAAGGGTTATGTTCCCGTGGCAATCGCATATACGCGGGATATTTGTCGGGGCCTAAATCCAGCGTGCGAATGGTTACCGGCTTGCCGTTCATACTGCTTAAGACTCGTCGGTATAGCTCGAATTGTTCTTCTTCACTGGGAAAATCACGATAGGTGAGAAACGGGATCTCCGTCCGATAGAGCCCGACACCTTCCGCACCGTGTCGTTGGGCAAGGGTCGCGTCGACCAGTAACCCAACATTCGCTGCCAACGTGACGCGCACGCCATCTCGCGTTTCGGCTGGCAGATCATGAATCCCTTCAAGATCGCGATTAAAAGCGCGATACTCGCGATCGAGCTGGGTATATTCACGCAGGACTTCGTTTCCAGGATTCACGTATACCACCCCGGAGTTGCCATCGACGATGACCATATCATTCTCTTGCACCATCTCTGCGTGTTCAACTCCAACGACCGTGGGAATCTCGAACGATTTTGCCAGAATTGAGGCATGAGAGGTTGCACTTCCACTCCCGAGCACCACTCCCTTCAGCCGTTCGGGATCCACCATGCAGAGGTCAGACAGTGTCAATTCGTCGGCAAGCAGAATGACACTGTCATTGATCGGTCGCTCCTGCTCTTCCAGTCCTAGCAGTTGGCGCAACAGGCGTTGGCTGACATCGCGAATATCTGTGGTCCGTTCTCGTAGGAGCTGATTTTCCGCCCGTTCCAGAGTTTCGATATATTCTTCACTCACTTTTTTGACGGCAATCTCGGCGGCGTCATTGTCACGAATCAACTCTTCAATTTTCCCAAGAAACCCAGGGTCTTCCAACATCATCGCATGCGCATCGAAGATCGCCACATCGATTTCGGGTAACCGTGCATGTACCTGCGTCTTCAGCGCTTCAATCTCTGCCTGTGAGTGTCGCACGGCAGCGTGTAAACGTTGCAACTCTTCCTCAGGGGTATCGACCGTACGTTCCGTCAGCGCATCAAACTGAATGTTGGGATGGATAAGATGCACATGGCCAATGCCAAACCCCGGAGAGGCACCAATGCCGGAGAGGCGGGTTCGGCCACCGTGATTGCGTGCGGAGTTTTCTTCTTCGCGTTCGCGCTCGTACACCCGTAGACGCTTAATCGCATCAACCATGCCTCGATGCGCCTCTTCGCGTTCTTGTTCCTTACTCTTGAGTGTTTCGAGCAGTCGTGCCTGGACGATATTGTGGCTGACTTGTGTCGAAATGGCCTTTAACAAGCGGATTTCGGTACGAGAGAAGTGGCGTCGGTTGCGGCTCTGGATAACAAGAACACCAAGGGGGTTATTTTTTTCGAGGATGGGTAAGCCAAGAAAAGAATGAAACCGTTCTTCGCCAGTCTCAGGAAAGTATTTATTGCGCGGATGGGTCATCGCATCGGTGACCGCGACTGGCTCCATTTTCTCAATGACTAACCCACTCAAACCTTCGTCAATGCTCATGGTGACGTTACCGACTGCCGCGCGATCCAGTCCGGTTGTTGCCCATAAGGTAAGGCGCCGCTCCTTGGCATCATAGAGATAGAGCGAGCAGACCTCGGTTCCCATGCGCTCGGCGATGGTCTGCGTAATCTCTTCGAGTGTCTCCTGCAAATCATGCGAGCGGGCAATGAGCGTTCCGATATCTTCCAATAAACTTAACCCATGACCACGGCGTGCTGATTGACGTGCAGGTGTGATCGTCTTGGTGCGAGTCCGAGACGTGG contains these protein-coding regions:
- the ptsP gene encoding phosphoenolpyruvate--protein phosphotransferase — its product is MRHFNALRLVSGVGLSYYACTTWDPMEQASKSNNALKRTTSRTRTKTITPARQSARRGHGLSLLEDIGTLIARSHDLQETLEEITQTIAERMGTEVCSLYLYDAKERRLTLWATTGLDRAAVGNVTMSIDEGLSGLVIEKMEPVAVTDAMTHPRNKYFPETGEERFHSFLGLPILEKNNPLGVLVIQSRNRRHFSRTEIRLLKAISTQVSHNIVQARLLETLKSKEQEREEAHRGMVDAIKRLRVYEREREEENSARNHGGRTRLSGIGASPGFGIGHVHLIHPNIQFDALTERTVDTPEEELQRLHAAVRHSQAEIEALKTQVHARLPEIDVAIFDAHAMMLEDPGFLGKIEELIRDNDAAEIAVKKVSEEYIETLERAENQLLRERTTDIRDVSQRLLRQLLGLEEQERPINDSVILLADELTLSDLCMVDPERLKGVVLGSGSATSHASILAKSFEIPTVVGVEHAEMVQENDMVIVDGNSGVVYVNPGNEVLREYTQLDREYRAFNRDLEGIHDLPAETRDGVRVTLAANVGLLVDATLAQRHGAEGVGLYRTEIPFLTYRDFPSEEEQFELYRRVLSSMNGKPVTIRTLDLGPDKYPAYMRLPREHNPYLGWRSIRISLEKADIFKVQLRAILRVGVHGPVRLLLPMISSVEEIFQVKKLLAEVKAELHEEGIAFDPWMPLGVMVEVPAAVWLADRLIKEVDFFNIGTNDLIQYLLAVDRDNRKVASLYEPLHPAVLQAISWTVQAAKRAGRPVSMCGEMAADPLCTMVLLGMGLDELSMEPFFVPVIKRVVRSLSYAEAQQLTKEVLRMETVQEVKGRLFGELKKLGMIELVEMYH